The stretch of DNA GCTGAGCTTCACGATCGGCGCCAACGGAGCCGCCCCGGCCGGTTCGACGGGAACCGTGTCGACGGCGTCCTTCGTCGGACCCAAGCCCGCCGTCGAACAGCCGGCCGTTTCGGCCGCCGCCGGGTGCACGGTCTCGGCCGCCACCCTGGACTGGGGCTTCAAGGAAGGCTTCCGCAGCTACCTGACAAGCGCCATTGCGAATGGCGACTGGGAGCTCGGTGCCGGAACGACCTACGCCAACGGTGCCTTCTCCTGGACCGGCGGAACCGGAACCTACGACGCACAAGCCGAGACTGGTCTCGTCAGCTTCGTCGGCGACATCCGTTTCACCGGCCATGAGGGCATTCTTGACACGAAGATCGCCAACCCGCGCATCGAGTTCGTCGATGCGGCGACCGCCTACCTCGTGTTCGATGTGACGGGCAACACCCAGATGGGTGAGGCAGTGAACGCCGCCGACGTGCGCTTCGTGCAGCTCGACCTGGCGGCAGCACCGCCGATGATCGCCGATGGTGCAGGCACCGAATCGACCCAGACCGTCACGCTCACGGCTGTGCCGACGACGCTGACAGATGCCGGTGTCGCAGCATTCGGAACCTACCCCGCTGGCGAGGAGTTCGACCCGGTCTCGGCGACGTTTGAGCTGGATTCCGCCTGTGCACAGGCGCTCGCTGTTCCGACGAGCGACATGCAGGTCGAGGCGAAGGCCGGAACAACTGCGGTCGACCCGGCGTCGTCGACCAGCCCGATGTCGTGGATTCTCTGGGCGGTCATCGGCGTACTGCTCGCCGTCGTGCTCGTGCTCCTGGTGTTGCTGCGCCGTCGCGCGGTTGCGTCACGCGCGGTCGCTTCGAACTAGTACGGCTCACACTCACGCGAGATCGGAGTTGTTGTCGTTATGAATGCCTCATAACGACAACGACTCCGATCTCGCGCGTTAAGGATTGCGAGAATCCTCGCGTGCACGCATGCGACAATAGAGGAGTGAGTTCTGCAGAACAGCCAGCACCGACCGACCGTCCCGATCAGCCAGTGAATTCGGCGCAATCCGCCGACGAAACGGTGATCTCCCACACCACAGTGGTGGTGCACCGTTCCCCGCGCTACGTCAACTTCATGATTCTGGGCGCCATCCTCGGCGCGGTCCTCGCCCTCATTCTCACGGTGGCTTTCCCCGACAACCCCGACTTCGGCAAGGCCCAGGTCTTCGGTTTCCTGCTTCTGGCTGGTGTCGCATTCGGTGTGGCCATTGGTTCACTCGTCGCGCTGGTCATCGACCGTCTCATTCGATCGCGCACCGTCGGCGTCGATAGACTGGCCGCGAAAGAATCACCGGCCGACTCGGCTACGGATGTCGTCACAGGCACCCACTCGTCCAACGAAAATTCAGAGTAAAGGGGCTGCGGCGTGCCCGGTGGCGATGGACTTCTCAGTCATGATCTTCTGCACGGGGAGAAGGGGCCCCAGGATGCCTGCGGCGTTTTCGGCGTCTGGGCTCCGGGCGAGGAGGTAGCCAAGCTCAGCTACTTCGGTCTCTACGCACTGCAGCACCGCGGACAGGAATCTGCCGGAATCGCCACGAGCGATGGCAGCAAGATCCTCATCTACAAAGACATGGGCCTGGTGTCGCAGGTCTTCAATGAGGCCGCGCTCAGCACTCTGCTCGGCCACATCGCCGTGGGCCACACGCGCTACTCCACGACAGGGTCGTCGAGCTGGCAGAATGCGCAGCCGACGCTCGGGAGCACCGCGAACGGAACTGTTGCGCTCGGCCACAACGGCAACCTCACCAACACGGCCGAGCTGATGCAACTCGTGCACGACCGGTACCCCGAGGCCGACGGTGAGTTGCGCCGTGGCAACACCACCGATACCGCCGTGGTCACTGCGTTGCTCACCGGTGACACCGCGCACACGCTCGAACAGACGGCCCTTGAGGTGCTGCCGCGCCTGCGCGGCGCCTTCTGCCTCGTCTTCATGGACGAGACCACGCTCTATGCCGCCCGCGATCCCCAGGGCGTGCGCCCACTCGTTCTCGGCCGCCTGGACCGGGGCTGGGTCGTCGCCTCCGAAACCGCCGCCCTCGACATCGTCGGCGCGAGCTTCGTGCGCGAGGTCGAACCGGGTGAGCTCGTCACGATCGACGAGGATGGCCTGCGCACCCAGCGTTTCGCTCAGCCCGACCCCAAGGGTTGCGTGTTCGAATACGTCTATCTGGCCCGGCCAGACACCACCATTGCCGGACGAGGCGTGCACGAAGCCCGCGTCGAGATGGGCCGCAAGCTCGCCGCCGAGCATCCGGTCGAAGCCGATCTCGTCATTCCGACCCCCGAGTCGGGAACGCCAGCGGCGATCGGTTACGCGCAGGCCTCCGGGATCCCTTTCGGACAGGGCCTGGTCAAGAACTCCTACGTCGGACGTACGTTCATTCAGCCCTCGCAGACCATTCGCCAGCGCGGCATCAAGCTCAAGCTGAACCCGCTCAAAGAGGTCATCAAGGGCAAGCGTCTGATCGTCGTCGACGACTCGATTGTGCGCGGCAACACGCAGCGCGCCCTCGTCAGCATGTTGCGTGAGGCCGGCGCCGCCGAGGTGCACGTGCGGATCTCGAGCCCGCCCATCACCTGGCCCTGTTTTTACGGGATCGACTTCGCCACCCGCGCCGAACTAATCGCCACCGGCCTCGGCGTCGACGAGGTGCGCCAGTCGATCGGTGCCGATTCTCTCGGGTACCTCTCCGAAGACGGCATGATCGCCTCGACCCACCAGCCGCGCGAGCGCCTGTGCACCGCCTGCTTCACGGGTGTGTACCCGATTCCGCTGCCCGACTCGCAGCACCTCGGCAAGAACCTCCTCGAACGTCAACCGGCATCGAACGGATGCGACCCCGGCCCCGACGCCGAGTTCGAATCCACGCTCGAGTCGGAGCCAACTGCAGCCCCCGAGCGAACGGATGCCGCGCATCCCGTATCGCTTCCCCTCGGAGACCCAGGAAGACAAGAATGAGCAACGCTTCATACGCCGCAGCCGGAGTCGACACCACGGCCGGTGACCTCGCCGTCGAATTGATGAAGGCGGCGGTCAGCCGCACACACGGACCCGAGGTGCAGGGCGGCTTCGGCGGTTTCGCCGGCCTCTACGACGTGTCGTTCCTGACTGCGTTCAAGCGTCCCTTGCTGGCGACCTCCACCGACGGCGTCGGCACAAAGGTCGCAATCGCCCAAGCCATCGACAAGCACGACACCATCGGCCAAGATCTGGTCGGCATGGTCGTCGACGACATCATCGTGGTGGGCGCTCGCCCGCTGTTCATGACTGATTACATCGCCTGTGGCAAAGTCGTTCCCGAGCGCATCGCCTCGATCGTGGCCGGCATCGCCACGGCCTGTGCAGCCACAGGCACCGCCCTCGTCGGCGGAGAGACCGCGGAACACCCGGGGCTGCTCGGCCCCGACGACTATGACGTGGCCGGTGCGGCCACCGGCGTGGTCGAGGCCGAACAGGTGCTCGGCGCCGAGCGCGTGCGGCACGGTGATGTCGTCATCGCAATGGCTTCGTCGGGCCTGCACTCCAACGGCTACTCGCTCGTGCGCCACATTCTGGCCCAGCGCGGTATTGCCTTCACCGACACGTCGGCGGAACTCGGCGGCAACGTCGGCGAAGCGCTGCTCGTGCCCACCCGCCTCTACACGGCACCGCTGCTTGGCATCCTCACCGATCCGAGCCTGGCCGGTGCGGTGCAC from Leifsonia psychrotolerans encodes:
- the purF gene encoding amidophosphoribosyltransferase: MPGGDGLLSHDLLHGEKGPQDACGVFGVWAPGEEVAKLSYFGLYALQHRGQESAGIATSDGSKILIYKDMGLVSQVFNEAALSTLLGHIAVGHTRYSTTGSSSWQNAQPTLGSTANGTVALGHNGNLTNTAELMQLVHDRYPEADGELRRGNTTDTAVVTALLTGDTAHTLEQTALEVLPRLRGAFCLVFMDETTLYAARDPQGVRPLVLGRLDRGWVVASETAALDIVGASFVREVEPGELVTIDEDGLRTQRFAQPDPKGCVFEYVYLARPDTTIAGRGVHEARVEMGRKLAAEHPVEADLVIPTPESGTPAAIGYAQASGIPFGQGLVKNSYVGRTFIQPSQTIRQRGIKLKLNPLKEVIKGKRLIVVDDSIVRGNTQRALVSMLREAGAAEVHVRISSPPITWPCFYGIDFATRAELIATGLGVDEVRQSIGADSLGYLSEDGMIASTHQPRERLCTACFTGVYPIPLPDSQHLGKNLLERQPASNGCDPGPDAEFESTLESEPTAAPERTDAAHPVSLPLGDPGRQE
- the purM gene encoding phosphoribosylformylglycinamidine cyclo-ligase produces the protein MSNASYAAAGVDTTAGDLAVELMKAAVSRTHGPEVQGGFGGFAGLYDVSFLTAFKRPLLATSTDGVGTKVAIAQAIDKHDTIGQDLVGMVVDDIIVVGARPLFMTDYIACGKVVPERIASIVAGIATACAATGTALVGGETAEHPGLLGPDDYDVAGAATGVVEAEQVLGAERVRHGDVVIAMASSGLHSNGYSLVRHILAQRGIAFTDTSAELGGNVGEALLVPTRLYTAPLLGILTDPSLAGAVHSLSHVTGGGIAANLARVLPLGSWVEVERSTWSPPGVFRVLSDMAGSTLESSEGTWNLGIGMFAVVAADAAPAVIARLEADGIPSWVAGRVSTETRDFAGFEQGAKGVNGGAVRLTGSYLS